Proteins encoded in a region of the Stieleria neptunia genome:
- a CDS encoding redoxin domain-containing protein, with product MSTTVLRISIICSLLACLFAGNVSAANAVALQQLTFRGTAGQVISVDGSAFNVVCFLGTECPLARLYGPRLQRLADEYADRGVVFLGVNSNVQDSPAEIDEYAKKYAIEFPMVKDADQSIADAFGATRTPEVFVIDADGAMVYQGRIDDQYEPGVSRAEPTQNDLQDAIEALLSGNAVPEPRTTSVGCLITRTEKLKTNESVSTPVTFNADIASILNEHCVECHRSGEIAPMALTDYDEVVGWGQMILEVIDQKRMPPWHADPDIGHFVGERKMPQEARDKIATWLDNGMPQGNAEDLPTLPSWSGGWQFSSEPDVEIAMRDRPFTVPAEGVVEYQYFVVDPQWTEDRWIRAAQVIPGNASVVHHAIVFVRPPDGSRFHGIGWMAAYVPGQRAVGLPDGHARLVPAGSKLVFQMHYTPNGQQADDITRVGVWDIAADDVSHEVFTQLAIDHEFEIPPGVRDHVVEMSVDSFPPNSRMLGITPHMHLRGKSFWLQANRPGGQVKPLLSVPHYDFNWQHWYEFKTPIDLSDVESLQMSVSFDNSARNPFNPNPNDFVSWGDQTWEEMAIAFFDVAIPRGGPHYRVQKPKALSQRQRTEREKRIEEHVTQFMASMDTNRDGIVERDETPVTFQRFGFRHVDRNRDGKIECDEIRTAAAERL from the coding sequence ATGAGCACCACAGTTCTTCGCATTTCCATCATTTGCAGCTTGTTGGCTTGTCTGTTCGCGGGGAATGTTTCTGCCGCGAATGCCGTTGCGCTGCAACAGCTGACCTTTCGCGGAACGGCCGGACAAGTGATCTCGGTGGACGGTTCGGCGTTCAACGTGGTTTGTTTCCTGGGAACCGAATGCCCGCTGGCACGGCTCTATGGACCGCGACTACAGCGATTGGCCGACGAGTATGCCGACCGTGGCGTCGTGTTTCTCGGCGTCAACAGCAATGTGCAAGATTCACCGGCGGAGATCGATGAGTACGCAAAGAAGTACGCGATCGAGTTTCCGATGGTCAAAGATGCCGATCAGTCGATCGCCGACGCCTTCGGTGCGACGCGGACCCCCGAAGTGTTTGTGATCGACGCGGACGGCGCGATGGTTTATCAAGGACGCATCGATGATCAGTACGAACCTGGCGTCTCGCGTGCCGAGCCGACTCAAAACGATCTGCAAGATGCCATCGAAGCCCTGTTGTCGGGAAACGCGGTCCCAGAGCCGAGAACCACCAGCGTCGGATGCCTGATCACGCGCACGGAAAAACTCAAAACGAACGAGTCGGTTTCAACACCGGTCACCTTTAACGCCGACATCGCATCGATCCTGAACGAACACTGCGTGGAATGTCATCGCAGCGGCGAGATCGCGCCGATGGCGCTGACGGACTACGACGAAGTGGTTGGTTGGGGACAGATGATCCTGGAAGTCATCGACCAGAAACGGATGCCGCCCTGGCACGCCGATCCCGACATCGGGCATTTCGTCGGCGAGCGGAAAATGCCGCAGGAGGCGCGCGACAAGATTGCCACCTGGCTGGACAACGGAATGCCGCAAGGCAACGCCGAGGATCTCCCGACACTTCCGAGTTGGTCCGGCGGCTGGCAGTTTTCCAGCGAGCCGGACGTCGAAATCGCGATGCGTGACCGGCCTTTCACCGTCCCCGCCGAAGGCGTCGTCGAATACCAGTATTTCGTCGTCGATCCGCAATGGACCGAAGACCGCTGGATCCGCGCGGCGCAGGTGATTCCGGGTAACGCGAGTGTGGTGCATCACGCGATCGTCTTCGTCCGACCTCCCGACGGCAGTCGATTCCATGGCATCGGCTGGATGGCGGCCTATGTGCCCGGTCAACGCGCCGTCGGTTTGCCCGACGGTCATGCCCGACTGGTCCCCGCCGGATCGAAGCTGGTGTTTCAAATGCACTACACCCCCAACGGACAACAGGCAGACGACATCACGCGGGTCGGGGTCTGGGACATTGCCGCCGACGACGTCAGCCACGAAGTGTTCACGCAACTGGCGATCGATCATGAATTCGAGATTCCCCCGGGAGTGCGCGATCACGTCGTCGAAATGTCGGTCGATTCCTTTCCGCCGAACAGCCGCATGCTGGGCATCACACCGCACATGCACCTGCGCGGTAAATCGTTTTGGTTGCAAGCCAATCGCCCCGGCGGGCAGGTCAAACCGCTGCTCAGCGTGCCGCATTACGATTTCAACTGGCAACACTGGTACGAATTCAAGACCCCGATCGACTTAAGCGACGTCGAATCGTTGCAGATGTCCGTCAGCTTTGACAACTCAGCCCGCAATCCCTTCAATCCAAATCCGAACGACTTCGTTTCTTGGGGTGATCAAACCTGGGAAGAAATGGCGATTGCGTTCTTCGACGTTGCCATCCCCCGCGGCGGTCCGCACTACCGGGTCCAAAAGCCAAAGGCACTCTCGCAACGTCAACGCACCGAACGTGAAAAACGGATCGAGGAACACGTCACCCAGTTCATGGCGTCCATGGATACGAACCGAGACGGCATCGTCGAACGTGACGAGACGCCGGTCACGTTCCAACGATTCGGGTTCCGTCACGTCGACCGAAATCGCGACGGAAAAATCGAATGCGATGAAATCAGAACCGCCGCGGCGGAGCGACTGTGA
- a CDS encoding aldo/keto reductase — translation MKYHLFPDTDLSVSQLCFGCWGITSDFHWGDRAEEESVGAMLAAVDAGVNFFDTAPVYGDGASETLLGKVVAENNLRDKLVIASKVRPDMMRPEDVKTDCDASLARLQTDYLDLYQTHWTSPDVPIAETWGALRDLQQQGKVRHIGVCNAGVKDLDAIVPLQKPMTNQLPYNLIARMIEFEIQPRCVETGIGMLVYSPLMHGMLADKYKTAAEVPDGRARSRHFTTERPLARHGEPGCETETFAALDRIREIAASVGYSMAELALAWTIAKPGVVSVIAGARNTDQLRQNVDFLDRSLTAETVTAVDLATDELKSALGSNPDLWDGGDNSRYH, via the coding sequence ATGAAATACCACTTGTTCCCCGATACCGATCTTTCCGTTTCCCAATTGTGCTTTGGGTGCTGGGGCATCACCAGCGACTTCCATTGGGGCGATCGCGCCGAAGAGGAATCGGTCGGTGCGATGTTGGCAGCGGTCGATGCCGGCGTGAATTTCTTTGACACCGCGCCGGTGTACGGCGACGGCGCCAGCGAAACCCTGCTCGGAAAAGTGGTCGCGGAGAACAACTTGCGTGACAAGCTGGTCATCGCCAGCAAAGTCCGCCCGGACATGATGCGTCCTGAGGACGTCAAAACGGACTGCGACGCATCACTGGCGCGTCTGCAAACCGATTACTTGGATCTCTATCAAACCCATTGGACCAGTCCCGACGTTCCGATCGCCGAAACCTGGGGAGCCCTGCGAGATCTTCAACAGCAAGGCAAAGTACGTCACATCGGGGTTTGCAACGCAGGCGTCAAGGACTTGGACGCCATTGTTCCCTTACAAAAGCCAATGACGAATCAACTGCCGTACAACTTGATCGCCAGAATGATCGAGTTTGAAATTCAACCGCGTTGTGTCGAAACAGGCATCGGGATGCTGGTTTACAGCCCGCTGATGCACGGCATGCTGGCTGACAAATACAAGACTGCCGCGGAGGTTCCCGACGGCCGAGCCCGGTCACGTCACTTCACGACCGAGCGGCCACTGGCACGTCATGGAGAACCCGGTTGTGAAACCGAGACCTTTGCGGCGCTCGATCGGATCCGCGAAATCGCCGCGTCGGTCGGATACAGCATGGCGGAGCTGGCGTTGGCCTGGACGATTGCCAAACCCGGCGTGGTCAGCGTCATCGCGGGGGCGCGCAACACGGATCAATTGCGACAGAACGTCGACTTTCTCGATCGCTCGCTGACCGCTGAAACGGTCACCGCCGTGGACCTGGCAACCGATGAACTGAAATCCGCCCTGGGCAGCAACCCCGACCTCTGGGACGGCGGCGACAACTCAAGATACCACTAG
- a CDS encoding Gfo/Idh/MocA family protein, with protein MINPRSLSRRHWLAALPAVATATGQFCQAAEQPRIRVGQIGTKHAHASGKLQAMLKFPETFELVGVVEPDAERRAAMVDRDPYRGVTWLTESELLSTPGLQAVAVETDIPNLVPTAVRCLKAGKHIHLDKPAGESLDACRAMHEIATERELTIQMGYMLRYNPAFQFADRIVRAGWLGEITEISGMMGKYMNDGGRLELAKISGGGMFELACHLIDQVVSLLGPPENVTSHLRRTFPEKDTFADNQLAVFDYPQAIATIRCNHIDPMGGARRQFSVTGTEGTFEIRPLEPTPKGRLGLDRPRGDFRKGYQDVTFESPSGRYDEEFLDLASVIRGEKKLRWDAAHDIATHEAVLRASGML; from the coding sequence ATGATCAACCCACGTTCACTTTCACGACGTCATTGGCTGGCCGCCTTGCCGGCCGTTGCCACTGCGACCGGGCAATTCTGTCAGGCCGCCGAACAACCTCGCATTCGCGTCGGCCAGATCGGAACCAAACACGCCCACGCCAGCGGCAAGCTGCAAGCGATGTTGAAGTTTCCCGAGACCTTTGAACTCGTCGGAGTCGTGGAGCCCGATGCGGAACGTCGTGCGGCGATGGTTGATCGCGATCCGTATCGGGGTGTCACGTGGTTGACCGAGTCGGAATTGCTTTCGACGCCTGGTCTGCAAGCGGTGGCGGTGGAAACCGACATCCCCAACTTGGTGCCGACGGCGGTGCGTTGTTTGAAGGCCGGCAAACACATTCACTTGGACAAGCCGGCCGGCGAATCGTTGGATGCCTGTCGTGCGATGCACGAGATCGCCACCGAGCGTGAGCTGACCATCCAGATGGGCTACATGCTGCGTTACAACCCCGCGTTTCAGTTCGCCGATCGGATCGTCCGCGCCGGCTGGCTGGGGGAAATCACCGAGATCAGCGGCATGATGGGCAAGTACATGAACGACGGCGGCCGACTGGAACTGGCCAAGATTTCCGGTGGCGGCATGTTCGAGCTGGCCTGCCATTTGATCGATCAAGTCGTCTCGTTGCTCGGGCCGCCGGAGAACGTCACTTCACATCTGCGGCGGACGTTTCCCGAGAAAGATACGTTTGCGGACAACCAGTTGGCGGTGTTTGACTATCCCCAAGCGATCGCGACGATTCGTTGCAACCACATCGATCCGATGGGCGGTGCCCGTCGCCAGTTTTCCGTCACCGGTACCGAAGGCACGTTTGAGATTCGGCCGTTGGAACCGACACCGAAAGGCAGATTGGGGCTGGATCGTCCCCGCGGCGATTTTAGAAAGGGATACCAGGACGTGACGTTCGAAAGTCCATCAGGGCGCTACGATGAGGAGTTTTTGGATCTGGCAAGCGTGATCCGCGGTGAGAAAAAGCTGCGTTGGGACGCCGCGCACGACATCGCCACGCACGAGGCGGTGCTGCGCGCCAGCGGCATGCTTTGA
- a CDS encoding Uma2 family endonuclease — protein sequence MSTRLHLTAAEFDRMVTCGAFDHLNRKVELIRGGLREMNPAGPLHDDLIMFLTGWSVRSTSADQISVTAQTGLDLAELDSRPEPDLLWVRAGRYQQRHPSAEDVKLAIEVSHSSLNYDLREKAELYAEASITEYWLVDAGGDCVHVFRSSQGKAYTDHTVARRGDRISPLAAPEAVLDLDELFG from the coding sequence ATGAGCACCCGTTTGCATTTAACCGCGGCCGAATTCGATCGCATGGTGACGTGCGGTGCGTTTGACCACCTCAATCGCAAAGTTGAATTGATTCGGGGGGGGCTTCGTGAAATGAATCCAGCCGGTCCGCTACACGACGATTTGATCATGTTTCTCACCGGCTGGTCTGTGCGCTCCACGTCGGCCGACCAGATTTCCGTGACAGCGCAGACGGGATTAGATCTGGCGGAACTCGATAGTCGACCGGAGCCTGACTTGCTTTGGGTCCGCGCGGGACGCTATCAACAAAGGCATCCGTCGGCCGAAGATGTCAAGCTCGCGATTGAAGTTTCGCACAGTAGCTTGAACTACGATCTTCGAGAGAAGGCGGAGTTGTACGCCGAAGCCAGCATCACGGAGTACTGGCTGGTCGACGCCGGCGGTGACTGTGTCCACGTCTTTCGCAGCTCTCAAGGAAAAGCCTACACCGACCACACCGTCGCTCGCCGCGGTGATCGGATTTCTCCGCTGGCGGCACCCGAAGCCGTGCTCGATCTAGACGAATTGTTCGGGTGA
- a CDS encoding putative signal transducing protein, translating to MLEDEKNLDTAKLVTVAERTDELSASIVVSVLQDAGIRAVATGGFTSGFRAEAPGMVKIKTFEEDAERARQVIDEIKMDPPVFDD from the coding sequence ATGCTCGAAGACGAAAAGAACCTGGACACCGCCAAGCTGGTGACGGTCGCCGAGCGGACCGATGAATTGTCGGCTTCGATCGTCGTGTCGGTGCTTCAGGACGCCGGGATACGCGCCGTCGCGACCGGCGGATTTACGTCCGGTTTTCGCGCCGAAGCACCCGGCATGGTCAAGATCAAAACGTTCGAAGAGGATGCCGAACGGGCCCGCCAAGTGATCGATGAAATCAAAATGGATCCACCGGTGTTCGACGATTAG